In one Streptomyces sp. T12 genomic region, the following are encoded:
- a CDS encoding cytochrome P450: MTVSDRIDRIAIDPFGADIPGESARLRALGPIVPVELPGGIPAWAPTGYDTLKELILDPQVSKDPRQHWRLWPEIAEHPSWGWILGWVGVVNMLSTYGADHTRLRKLVAPSFTQRRTEMMRPRVEAITTELLDALDAPVALGEGGAVVDLKAGLAHPLPMRMICELFGVPEELREDTAKLIAAIMDTSDPSPEHAAFVQQQIGTVLGALIAHRSEQPGDDLTTELIRVRDEDGDRLSNEELLYTLLLVIGAGFETTVNLIGNAVVALLTHPEQLAAVRSGEIGWDAVIDETLRVHPSIASLPLRFAVSDIKVGDVTIAAGDAIITTYAAAGLDPVHYGPDANSFDAARGADDHLAFGIGVHRCVGAPLARVEALTALPALFDRFPDLRLAVGEDELRQVPSFIAFGWQEIPVRLRA, translated from the coding sequence GTGACCGTGTCCGACCGCATCGACCGCATCGCCATCGACCCGTTCGGTGCCGACATCCCCGGCGAGAGCGCCCGGCTGCGCGCCCTCGGCCCGATCGTGCCCGTAGAGCTGCCTGGCGGCATCCCCGCATGGGCACCCACGGGCTACGACACCCTCAAGGAGCTCATTCTCGACCCGCAGGTCAGCAAGGACCCGCGACAGCACTGGAGGCTGTGGCCCGAGATAGCCGAACACCCCTCCTGGGGCTGGATCCTGGGCTGGGTCGGCGTGGTCAACATGCTCTCCACGTACGGCGCCGACCACACGCGACTGCGCAAGCTGGTCGCGCCGAGCTTCACACAGCGGCGTACGGAGATGATGCGGCCGCGGGTGGAGGCGATCACCACGGAGTTGCTCGACGCGCTCGACGCGCCCGTTGCGCTCGGCGAGGGCGGCGCGGTGGTCGATCTGAAGGCCGGACTCGCCCATCCCCTCCCCATGCGGATGATCTGCGAACTGTTCGGTGTGCCCGAGGAGTTGCGGGAGGACACCGCAAAGCTCATCGCGGCCATCATGGACACCTCCGACCCCAGTCCGGAGCACGCCGCGTTCGTGCAGCAGCAGATCGGTACGGTGCTGGGGGCGCTGATCGCCCACCGCAGCGAGCAGCCCGGGGACGATCTGACGACCGAGCTGATCCGGGTGCGCGACGAGGACGGCGACCGGCTCAGCAACGAGGAGTTGCTGTACACGCTGCTGCTGGTGATCGGCGCCGGTTTCGAGACGACCGTCAATCTCATCGGCAACGCGGTCGTCGCCCTGCTGACCCACCCCGAGCAGCTGGCCGCCGTACGGTCCGGCGAGATCGGCTGGGACGCGGTGATCGACGAGACGCTGCGGGTGCACCCGTCGATCGCGTCACTCCCCCTGCGGTTCGCCGTCAGCGACATCAAGGTCGGGGACGTGACCATCGCGGCCGGGGACGCGATCATCACGACGTACGCCGCGGCGGGGCTGGATCCCGTGCACTACGGGCCGGACGCGAACAGCTTCGACGCGGCGCGCGGCGCCGACGACCATCTGGCGTTCGGGATCGGGGTGCACCGGTGCGTCGGCGCCCCGCTCGCTCGCGTGGAGGCCCTGACGGCGTTGCCCGCGCTCTTCGACCGCTTCCCGGACCTGCGACTTGCCGTCGGTGAGGACGAGTTGCGCCAGGTGCCGTCGTTCATCGCGTTCGGCTGGCAGGAGATACCGGTGCGGTTGCGGGCCTGA
- a CDS encoding glycoside hydrolase family 97 protein has product MRSSEDREEPTPDRVGSPVALSRRGMLKGTAVTAGLAAAGIGAARPAYAADDAVVAEDAADATDATARMGGNTITMSVVDGALRWSARHNGKTVIDTSVLGLGLSDGTVLGSDVTVTRNQHWTTRTTWTPVYGRNATVTDLYQEQRWNLRDTASGIRFSVQIRAYRTGVALRYVLLDKGTATISDELTTFVFPDDTTVYSARDENAYLPVAPGSIPVTGTSTTDNGPLTDLPLTATLSDGLIACVCESSRLNFPRLMLSSVDGQPGALSAFLMEHTARGTGPAETTSTVTTPFATPWRALVIGSTHAELVDNAELILNLAPPSALTDTSWIKPGKVFRCELSTAAGLAGVDFAVARGLEYIEYDAGWYGPEFSTPDATKPIAAIDLPSVISYATSKGIGVFLYVNRLALTDADSLFGLYKSWGVSGIKLGFINDGTQPMTDQITDWAKAAAKYQLLIDMHDDVRPFGYERTYPNYISLEGVRGNEQFPTATHNVTLPFARNIGGPMDYTICYDQSRDKTTNAHQMAMAAVYYQPLNFLFWYDKPSKYSNPANWPGLPWFNAIPTTWDESRTLAGSIGEYVAVARRGGDTWYLGAMTNETSRTLSIPLSFLGSGTYTATVYADGTPGTSPYRTPVVVSTQTVTSETTLSVAMAPAGGQAVVLKPS; this is encoded by the coding sequence ATGAGAAGTTCAGAGGACCGGGAAGAGCCCACGCCGGACAGAGTCGGCAGCCCGGTGGCACTGTCGCGCCGGGGGATGCTCAAGGGCACGGCTGTCACCGCCGGTCTGGCCGCGGCGGGGATCGGCGCCGCGCGGCCGGCCTACGCGGCGGACGACGCGGTCGTCGCGGAGGACGCGGCCGACGCGACCGACGCGACCGCGCGGATGGGCGGCAACACCATCACGATGTCGGTGGTGGACGGAGCGCTGCGGTGGTCCGCCCGGCACAATGGCAAGACGGTGATCGACACATCCGTGCTGGGCCTCGGGCTGAGCGACGGGACCGTCCTCGGCAGCGACGTGACGGTGACCCGGAACCAGCACTGGACCACCCGCACCACCTGGACGCCGGTGTACGGGCGCAACGCCACCGTCACCGACCTTTACCAGGAACAGCGCTGGAACCTGCGGGACACCGCCTCGGGGATCCGCTTCAGCGTCCAGATCCGCGCCTACAGGACCGGTGTCGCACTGCGCTACGTCCTGCTCGACAAGGGCACCGCCACCATCTCCGACGAGCTGACGACCTTCGTCTTCCCCGACGACACCACCGTCTACAGCGCCCGTGATGAGAACGCCTACCTCCCGGTGGCGCCGGGCTCCATACCGGTCACCGGGACCTCCACCACGGACAACGGCCCGCTGACCGACCTGCCGCTGACCGCCACCCTCTCCGACGGTCTCATCGCCTGCGTCTGCGAGTCCTCGCGGCTGAACTTCCCGCGTCTGATGCTCAGTTCGGTCGACGGGCAGCCGGGCGCCCTGTCCGCCTTCCTGATGGAGCACACCGCCCGCGGCACCGGCCCGGCCGAGACGACCAGCACGGTCACCACCCCGTTCGCCACGCCGTGGCGCGCGCTGGTGATCGGGTCCACCCACGCCGAACTCGTCGACAACGCCGAACTGATCCTCAACCTGGCCCCGCCCAGCGCCCTGACCGACACCTCTTGGATCAAGCCGGGCAAGGTCTTCCGCTGCGAGCTCAGCACCGCCGCGGGCCTCGCGGGCGTCGACTTCGCCGTGGCCCGGGGTCTGGAGTACATCGAGTACGACGCCGGCTGGTACGGCCCCGAGTTCAGCACCCCCGACGCGACCAAGCCGATCGCCGCCATCGACCTGCCGTCCGTCATCTCGTACGCCACGAGCAAGGGCATCGGCGTCTTCCTCTACGTCAACCGGCTCGCGCTGACCGACGCGGACTCGCTCTTCGGCCTCTACAAGAGCTGGGGCGTCTCGGGCATCAAGCTCGGCTTCATCAACGACGGCACCCAGCCGATGACCGACCAGATCACGGACTGGGCCAAGGCGGCCGCCAAGTACCAGCTGCTGATCGACATGCACGACGACGTCCGTCCGTTCGGCTACGAGCGCACGTACCCGAACTACATCAGCCTGGAAGGCGTCCGGGGCAACGAGCAGTTCCCGACCGCCACGCACAACGTGACGCTGCCCTTCGCCCGCAACATCGGCGGACCGATGGACTACACCATCTGCTACGACCAGTCACGCGACAAGACGACCAACGCCCACCAGATGGCGATGGCCGCGGTGTACTACCAGCCCCTCAACTTCCTCTTCTGGTACGACAAGCCGTCCAAGTACTCCAACCCCGCGAACTGGCCGGGACTGCCCTGGTTCAACGCCATCCCCACGACGTGGGACGAGAGCCGGACCCTGGCCGGTTCGATCGGCGAGTACGTGGCGGTCGCCCGCCGGGGCGGCGACACGTGGTACCTCGGGGCCATGACCAACGAGACGTCCCGGACCCTGTCGATCCCCCTGTCCTTCCTGGGCAGCGGAACCTACACGGCGACCGTCTACGCCGACGGCACCCCGGGCACCAGCCCGTACCGGACCCCGGTCGTGGTCAGTACTCAGACCGTCACCTCGGAGACCACGCTGAGCGTGGCCATGGCCCCGGCGGGCGGCCAGGCGGTCGTCCTGAAGCCAAGCTGA
- a CDS encoding roadblock/LC7 domain-containing protein, whose protein sequence is MTSRDAGDTAWVLEPILQVPHVVAAVLLTRDGMVTGYTDALTRPSAERVAAITSTVQGACRTAAAAFADRERAEVRQVVIESDHGYVLIVPTDHGTCVAAYGDEEVRLDLLAHRVHSQVARLGEKAMAAAPRGADGGAPA, encoded by the coding sequence ATGACCAGCCGCGATGCGGGAGACACGGCGTGGGTGCTCGAACCGATCCTGCAGGTGCCGCATGTGGTGGCCGCCGTGCTGCTCACGCGGGACGGAATGGTGACCGGGTACACGGACGCGCTCACGCGGCCCTCGGCCGAGCGGGTGGCCGCGATCACCAGCACCGTGCAGGGAGCCTGCCGTACCGCGGCGGCCGCGTTCGCCGACCGGGAGCGGGCCGAGGTGCGGCAGGTCGTCATCGAGTCGGACCACGGTTACGTGCTGATCGTGCCGACGGACCACGGCACGTGCGTGGCCGCGTACGGGGACGAGGAGGTGCGTCTGGATCTGCTCGCGCACCGGGTGCACTCGCAGGTGGCCCGGCTGGGCGAGAAGGCGATGGCCGCCGCGCCCCGAGGTGCCGACGGCGGCGCTCCGGCATGA
- a CDS encoding ATP/GTP-binding protein codes for MAFAPSSTTSRTTKAVGATPDADGSIHLPDTALDLVKILVAGPFGVGKTTLIDSVSEIRPLHTEEPLSEASAQVDDLAGVRDKSTTTVAVDFGRISLPGGVVLYLFGTPGQERFRALWDDIAYGALGALVLVDSRRIDASFDVLGLVEESGLPYAVAFNAFPDAPRHYTEEQLRAALDLDADTPMLTCDARDADSSVDALLALVQHLIDRHAPEDR; via the coding sequence ATGGCCTTCGCGCCCTCAAGCACAACTAGCCGCACCACCAAGGCAGTTGGTGCGACCCCTGACGCGGACGGCAGCATCCACCTGCCCGACACCGCCCTCGACCTGGTCAAGATCCTGGTCGCCGGTCCCTTCGGCGTGGGCAAGACGACCCTGATCGACTCCGTCTCCGAGATCCGTCCCCTGCACACCGAGGAGCCGCTCAGCGAGGCGTCCGCGCAGGTGGACGATCTCGCCGGGGTGCGGGACAAGTCGACCACCACCGTCGCCGTCGACTTCGGCCGGATCAGCCTGCCGGGCGGGGTCGTGCTGTATCTGTTCGGCACGCCCGGGCAGGAGCGGTTCCGGGCGCTGTGGGACGACATCGCCTACGGCGCGCTGGGCGCCCTGGTCCTGGTCGACAGCCGTCGGATCGACGCGTCGTTCGACGTGCTGGGGCTGGTGGAGGAGTCCGGGCTGCCGTACGCCGTCGCCTTCAACGCCTTTCCGGACGCGCCGCGCCACTACACCGAGGAACAGCTGCGCGCCGCCCTGGACCTGGACGCGGACACGCCGATGTTGACGTGTGACGCGCGGGATGCGGATTCGTCCGTCGACGCGCTGCTCGCGCTGGTCCAGCACCTGATCGACCGTCACGCTCCGGAGGACCGGTGA
- a CDS encoding cytochrome P450, with product MTTHSPDRQAFSRAAPVRLWEDGFALDPYRYYEALRAQGPLGWAELAPGVPAYVVTDRRAALDLLHDTDTFSHDPRPWESTVADDSPILGMMRWRPNTLFADGAAHARYRTSLIDTFDLIEPHDLRARVHRAVRVLVGRFGPKGEADLVGEFARPLMALVFNNLFGLPDSQSERLDGALGKMMEGGAEAAEGEAEFGGYVLELIAAKAERRGDDLPSRLLDHPAGLTPEEVTWQVFLTLGAGHEPTANLVSNALSRILGNPLYYSTLTSGARPVMDAVVEVLHHETPLANYGIHYARSPVSFHGTWIRAAVPVVVSYGALAHFAEREITSGRHPKDASHLSWSAGPHACPVRQHTLLIATEAIERLTQWLPDLEPALPRERLTWRPGPFHRSLTSLPVRFSPRSPDQPGVPS from the coding sequence GTGACCACCCACTCCCCCGACCGGCAGGCCTTCTCCCGCGCGGCACCCGTGCGCCTGTGGGAGGACGGCTTCGCGCTGGATCCGTACCGCTACTACGAGGCGCTGCGCGCCCAGGGCCCGCTCGGCTGGGCGGAGTTGGCGCCGGGCGTGCCGGCGTACGTCGTCACCGACCGGCGGGCGGCACTGGATCTGCTGCACGACACGGACACGTTCTCGCACGACCCGCGGCCGTGGGAGTCCACGGTCGCCGACGACTCGCCGATCCTGGGCATGATGCGCTGGCGGCCCAACACGCTGTTCGCCGACGGCGCCGCCCATGCCCGGTACCGCACCTCGCTGATCGACACCTTCGACCTCATCGAGCCGCACGACCTGCGGGCGCGGGTGCACCGGGCGGTGCGGGTGCTGGTGGGCCGGTTCGGGCCGAAGGGCGAGGCCGATCTGGTGGGCGAGTTCGCGCGGCCGCTGATGGCGCTGGTCTTCAACAACCTCTTCGGGCTGCCGGACAGCCAGAGCGAGAGGCTCGACGGGGCGCTGGGCAAGATGATGGAGGGCGGCGCCGAAGCGGCCGAGGGCGAGGCGGAGTTCGGCGGCTACGTGCTGGAGCTGATCGCGGCCAAGGCCGAGCGGCGCGGCGACGACCTGCCGAGCCGGCTGCTGGACCACCCGGCGGGGCTGACGCCCGAGGAGGTCACCTGGCAGGTGTTCCTCACGCTCGGCGCCGGGCACGAGCCGACGGCCAACCTGGTGTCGAACGCGCTGTCCCGCATCCTCGGCAACCCGCTCTACTACTCCACGCTCACCAGCGGGGCCCGCCCGGTCATGGACGCCGTGGTGGAGGTGCTGCATCACGAGACACCCCTGGCCAACTACGGCATCCACTACGCCCGCAGCCCGGTGTCCTTCCACGGCACGTGGATCAGGGCCGCGGTGCCGGTGGTCGTCTCCTACGGGGCGCTCGCGCACTTCGCGGAGCGGGAGATCACCAGCGGCCGCCACCCCAAGGACGCCTCGCACCTGTCCTGGTCGGCGGGCCCGCACGCCTGCCCGGTCCGACAGCACACGCTGCTCATCGCCACCGAGGCGATCGAACGGCTCACCCAGTGGCTTCCCGACCTGGAGCCGGCCCTGCCCCGCGAGCGCCTGACCTGGCGGCCCGGCCCCTTCCACCGCTCCCTGACCTCCCTGCCCGTCCGGTTCAGCCCTCGCTCCCCCGACCAGCCAGGAGTTCCGTCGTGA
- a CDS encoding DUF742 domain-containing protein has product MTGRRGGRPLVPAYLSTGGVARPSRPHLERLSVLTGAGTPAPAGLPAAQLALLDALDDGSLTVVEAAALLRLPVSAVRVLAAELIDRDLVLARAPIPPAGRFDPDLLKRVADGLRALKHN; this is encoded by the coding sequence ATGACCGGCCGCCGAGGCGGCCGCCCCCTGGTTCCCGCGTATCTGTCGACCGGCGGCGTGGCCCGGCCCAGCCGGCCCCACCTGGAGCGGCTGTCGGTGCTCACCGGCGCCGGAACGCCCGCCCCCGCCGGTCTGCCCGCCGCCCAACTCGCCCTGCTGGACGCCCTGGACGACGGTTCGCTGACGGTGGTGGAGGCCGCTGCGCTGCTGCGGTTGCCGGTGTCCGCGGTGCGTGTCCTGGCGGCCGAACTCATCGACCGCGACCTGGTGCTGGCCCGTGCGCCGATCCCGCCCGCCGGACGCTTCGACCCCGACCTGCTGAAGAGAGTGGCCGATGGCCTTCGCGCCCTCAAGCACAACTAG
- a CDS encoding L-threonylcarbamoyladenylate synthase: protein MAKYFDVHPDNPQPRTITQVADSVRSGALIAYPTDSCYALGCRLGSRDGIDRIRTIRRLDDRHHFTLVCQDFAQLGQFVLVDKDVFRAIKASTPGSYTFILPATKEVPRMLQHPKKKTVGVRIPAHVVTQALLAELGEPLLSSTLLLPDEDEPMTQGWEIKDRLDHVLDAVVDSGDCGTEPTTVIDFSGGEAEIVRKGAGDTSRFE from the coding sequence ATGGCGAAGTACTTCGACGTGCACCCCGACAACCCCCAGCCGCGCACCATCACCCAGGTCGCCGACAGCGTCCGCTCCGGTGCGCTCATCGCGTATCCGACGGACTCCTGTTATGCGCTGGGCTGCCGACTGGGCAGCCGTGACGGCATCGACCGGATCCGGACCATTCGCCGACTGGACGACCGGCACCATTTCACCCTCGTCTGCCAGGACTTCGCGCAGCTCGGCCAGTTCGTGCTGGTCGACAAGGACGTCTTCCGCGCGATCAAGGCATCGACGCCCGGCAGCTACACCTTCATCCTGCCCGCGACGAAGGAGGTGCCGCGCATGCTCCAGCATCCGAAGAAGAAGACGGTCGGCGTGCGCATCCCCGCCCACGTCGTCACCCAGGCGCTGCTCGCCGAACTCGGGGAGCCGCTGCTGTCCAGCACGCTGCTGCTGCCCGACGAGGACGAGCCGATGACCCAGGGCTGGGAGATCAAGGACCGGCTGGACCATGTGCTGGACGCGGTGGTCGACTCCGGGGACTGTGGCACCGAGCCGACGACCGTGATCGACTTCTCGGGCGGCGAGGCCGAGATCGTGCGGAAGGGAGCGGGCGACACGTCCCGGTTCGAGTGA
- a CDS encoding LacI family DNA-binding transcriptional regulator: MTDEEKGLPTTPGAKKAKRRGRPTDRPSTIRDVAAKAGVSVATVSRTLAGNYPVSAETRQRVMAAVDSLHYVVNVHAKALSGRVAGPIALVMNDITGPSLAHVAAGVEEEAGRRGRLSLVCSTKGDTKREDDLVQLMREQHAAAVVLVGGTVTDDAYHRRMAGYAKALDSAGSRLVLCGRPPLPEGVPATVVDYDNRGGAFQATAHLLTAGHRRVLFLGGAPGFSSAEERHLGYQDALRAHGAPYLAELDTTGDYTRKSGYLRTREALRTGVEFTAVFAGSDVVGLGALAALREAGLRVPRDVSLVGFDDVPFAADLTPALTTVRVPYEELGRTAVRLALDREVGFASDNHVVLSTQLVIRDSVRTAG; the protein is encoded by the coding sequence GTGACGGACGAGGAAAAGGGGCTGCCCACCACCCCGGGAGCAAAGAAGGCGAAGCGCAGGGGAAGGCCGACCGACAGGCCGAGCACGATCCGCGACGTCGCCGCGAAGGCCGGTGTCTCCGTAGCAACCGTTTCCCGGACACTGGCGGGCAACTACCCCGTGTCCGCGGAAACCAGGCAGCGGGTCATGGCCGCCGTCGACTCCCTCCACTACGTCGTGAACGTCCACGCCAAGGCGCTCTCCGGACGTGTCGCCGGCCCCATCGCCCTCGTCATGAACGACATCACCGGCCCCTCCCTCGCCCACGTGGCTGCGGGAGTGGAAGAGGAGGCCGGCCGCCGAGGCCGCCTCAGCCTGGTCTGCTCCACCAAGGGTGACACCAAGCGGGAGGACGACCTCGTCCAGCTCATGCGGGAACAGCACGCGGCGGCGGTCGTCCTCGTCGGCGGCACCGTGACGGACGACGCCTACCACCGCCGTATGGCGGGCTACGCCAAGGCGCTGGACTCCGCGGGATCCCGGCTGGTGCTGTGCGGCCGGCCGCCGCTGCCGGAGGGCGTGCCGGCCACGGTCGTGGACTACGACAACCGAGGCGGCGCCTTCCAGGCCACCGCGCACCTGCTGACGGCCGGCCACCGGCGCGTCCTCTTCCTCGGCGGCGCTCCCGGCTTCAGCAGCGCGGAGGAGCGCCACCTCGGGTATCAGGACGCCCTGCGCGCCCATGGCGCGCCGTACCTCGCGGAGTTGGACACCACCGGGGACTACACCCGGAAGTCGGGCTACCTGCGCACACGGGAAGCGCTGCGCACGGGAGTCGAGTTCACGGCGGTCTTCGCCGGGTCCGACGTGGTCGGACTGGGGGCCCTGGCCGCCCTGCGCGAGGCCGGTCTGCGCGTGCCGCGCGACGTCTCCCTGGTCGGCTTCGACGACGTCCCGTTCGCCGCCGACCTGACCCCGGCGCTCACCACGGTCCGTGTCCCGTACGAGGAGCTGGGCCGCACCGCCGTACGGCTCGCCCTGGACCGAGAGGTGGGTTTCGCCTCCGACAACCACGTCGTGTTGAGCACGCAGCTCGTGATCCGCGATTCGGTGCGTACAGCAGGCTGA
- a CDS encoding dienelactone hydrolase family protein, which translates to MTAVQGTTVDIPTEDGTVDAYLAHPADGEPRPAVLLYMDAFGLRPRLREMADRLAEAGYTVLVPNVFYRHGRAPVVELPEFIDPGARPEIFATIMPIMQELTPERAMRDAGAYLRWLADCPVAADCPVALTGYCMGARLSLLTAGTFPDRVAAAAGFHGGRLATQTPDSPHLVAGHITAELYFGHADQDPSLPVEQIERLETALTEAGVRHRCEVYPGAGHGFTQADTSAYNAEADERHWAALLDLLKRTF; encoded by the coding sequence ATGACCGCCGTACAGGGAACCACCGTCGACATCCCCACCGAAGACGGCACCGTCGACGCCTATCTGGCCCATCCCGCTGACGGGGAACCCCGTCCGGCGGTCCTGCTCTACATGGACGCCTTCGGTCTGCGGCCCCGGCTCAGGGAGATGGCCGACCGCCTCGCCGAGGCCGGGTACACGGTGCTGGTGCCCAACGTGTTCTACCGTCACGGGCGCGCGCCGGTGGTCGAGTTGCCGGAGTTCATCGATCCCGGGGCCCGGCCGGAGATCTTCGCGACCATCATGCCGATCATGCAGGAGCTGACGCCCGAACGCGCGATGCGGGACGCCGGCGCCTATCTGCGCTGGCTGGCCGACTGCCCCGTGGCGGCCGACTGCCCGGTGGCGCTGACCGGCTACTGCATGGGCGCGCGACTGTCCCTGCTCACGGCCGGCACCTTCCCGGACCGGGTTGCCGCGGCGGCCGGATTCCACGGCGGACGGCTGGCGACCCAGACGCCGGACAGCCCGCACCTGGTGGCCGGGCACATCACCGCCGAGCTGTACTTCGGCCATGCGGACCAGGACCCGTCCCTGCCGGTCGAGCAGATCGAGCGCCTCGAGACCGCGCTCACCGAGGCGGGGGTCCGCCACCGCTGCGAGGTCTACCCGGGTGCGGGGCACGGGTTCACGCAGGCCGACACCTCCGCGTACAACGCTGAGGCGGACGAACGGCACTGGGCGGCGCTGCTCGATCTGCTGAAGCGGACGTTCTGA
- a CDS encoding helix-turn-helix domain-containing protein has translation MAGREDGVRQTGVRGADASAWAQELLDHLRPTGQDVPRVVAWLADAVQGTASLQDDTGTLLGGTRATLDEHLVAAVTAGRIASAAWEGQGRHLRLVRVAYPNRSSAGVLAVSRETPFDRRTSDIVTHTVQVIELLLKAGEMTAAGRRLERATSDLRLAILQLLMVEDTVSARRVAAGLWPGLLDTDTACVYVVEGTAQDRYRLAGECIDATGERALVVLCPAVDEHVIVVTPGEAEAQELRSLIGPRPGTFIGGSARQGLARTATAYGQAVSALAVAHFRPDKAAVYAERTHPERLTDPAALRGWTARLLNPLDTLPHHTRAELLATTRLGLEFTAVNAAKVLGVSRNTVRARMERVEALLRTDFADLTARAVVHLALNSQVSLAGAPADTGSSEAPHTSLYDLLSGPAMRTWAQELLARLDQDTRDLRRTLRTWIAEGGNAERAAQTLGVHAQTVREHVRSAEPVLERQLLAGGSDLYEVVLAHLAVGDLDQPALHGAKPGLPDSPVHR, from the coding sequence GTGGCTGGCAGAGAGGACGGGGTCCGCCAGACGGGGGTGCGGGGCGCCGACGCCTCGGCATGGGCGCAGGAGTTGCTGGACCACCTGCGGCCGACCGGGCAGGACGTCCCACGGGTCGTCGCCTGGCTCGCGGACGCCGTGCAGGGCACCGCCTCACTGCAGGACGACACCGGAACGCTCCTCGGCGGCACACGGGCGACCCTGGACGAGCACCTCGTCGCGGCCGTCACCGCCGGCCGGATCGCCTCCGCCGCCTGGGAGGGCCAGGGCCGGCACCTGCGCCTGGTCAGGGTGGCGTACCCGAACCGGTCGTCGGCCGGCGTCCTCGCGGTGTCGCGCGAGACGCCCTTCGACCGGCGCACCTCCGACATCGTCACGCACACCGTCCAGGTGATCGAACTCCTGCTCAAGGCGGGCGAGATGACCGCCGCCGGACGCCGGCTCGAGCGGGCCACGTCCGATCTGCGGCTGGCGATCCTGCAGTTGCTGATGGTGGAGGACACCGTCTCCGCACGCCGGGTGGCCGCGGGACTGTGGCCCGGACTGCTCGACACCGACACCGCCTGCGTCTACGTCGTCGAGGGCACCGCGCAGGACCGGTACCGGCTGGCCGGGGAGTGCATCGACGCGACGGGCGAACGGGCGCTGGTCGTGCTCTGCCCGGCGGTGGACGAGCACGTGATCGTCGTGACGCCCGGCGAGGCCGAGGCCCAGGAACTGCGTTCCCTGATCGGCCCACGTCCGGGCACCTTCATCGGCGGCAGCGCCCGGCAGGGCCTGGCCCGCACCGCCACCGCGTACGGGCAGGCCGTGAGCGCCCTCGCCGTCGCCCACTTCCGCCCGGACAAGGCCGCGGTCTACGCCGAACGCACCCACCCCGAGCGCCTGACCGACCCGGCGGCACTGCGCGGCTGGACGGCCCGTCTGCTGAACCCGCTCGACACCCTGCCGCACCACACCCGCGCCGAACTGCTCGCCACCACCCGGCTGGGCCTGGAGTTCACCGCCGTGAACGCCGCCAAGGTCCTGGGCGTCAGCCGCAACACCGTCCGCGCCCGCATGGAACGCGTGGAAGCCCTGCTGCGCACGGACTTCGCCGACCTGACCGCCCGTGCCGTGGTCCACCTGGCGCTCAACAGCCAGGTGAGCCTGGCGGGCGCACCGGCCGACACCGGCTCCTCGGAAGCGCCCCACACCTCGCTGTACGACCTGCTGTCCGGGCCCGCCATGCGCACCTGGGCGCAGGAACTCCTCGCACGCCTGGACCAGGACACCCGGGACCTGCGCCGCACCCTGCGCACCTGGATCGCCGAAGGCGGCAACGCCGAACGCGCCGCGCAGACCCTCGGCGTCCACGCCCAGACCGTCCGCGAGCACGTCCGCAGCGCGGAACCCGTCCTCGAGCGGCAACTCCTCGCCGGCGGCAGCGACCTGTACGAGGTCGTCCTGGCCCATCTCGCCGTGGGCGACCTGGATCAGCCCGCCCTGCACGGGGCGAAACCGGGCCTTCCGGACTCACCTGTGCACAGGTGA